One genomic segment of Bombina bombina isolate aBomBom1 chromosome 4, aBomBom1.pri, whole genome shotgun sequence includes these proteins:
- the SLC30A1 gene encoding proton-coupled zinc antiporter SLC30A1, translating into MWESNRVRLLCMLTLTFIFFVVEVVVSRITGSLAMLSDSFHMLSDVIALVVGLVAVRFAQKTRSTDKNTFGWIRAGVVGALVNAIFLTALCFTIVLEAIERFTEPQAIEQPLVVIGVGAGGLLINLIGLCMFRDSAGLAHGHGHSHGGGSSGGGHGHSHGAKKPHKNRDRSTGDGVAIDREETNILVDNCGNSHGVIAEGAQGKHADLESTVEHRLNGKVVENNSPEENEDGSQLNMRGVFLHVLGDALGSVIVVVNALVFYFVFEPCITSENCINPCINNHCTDHKDVNHTHLDVLNNSLEHEELKLAGPCWVLYLDPALCVFMVCILLYTTYPLLKESALILLQTVPKQIDISSLKTKLRSLEGVEAVHELHVWQLAESRIIATAHIKCHDPTSYMDVAKRIKDFFHDEGIHATTIQPEFSSVESGSRVSLCELSCRTQCAPKQCCGSSEKNSSGKKTVGGTPSFPSLAVISESPEHTSKRTTCAEKASTDFPIEVDSTV; encoded by the exons ATGTGGGAATCCAACCGAGTGCGGCTGCTATGTATGCTCACCCTAACCTTCATATTCTTTGTGGTGGAGGTGGTGGTGAGCCGCATTACCGGCTCCCTGGCTATGCTGTCCGACTCCTTTCACATGCTGTCAGATGTCATCGCCCTGGTAGTAGGCCTGGTCGCCGTGCGCTTTGCCCAGAAAACCCGCTCCACAGACAAGAACACGTTCGGATGGATCCGGGCCGGTGTGGTCGGTGCTCTGGTTAACGCCATCTTCCTGACGGCCCTTTGCTTTACCATCGTGCTGGAAGCCATAGAGCGCTTCACAGAGCCGCAAGCTATTGAGCAGCCGCTTGTGGTCATCGGAGTTGGGGCCGGGGGACTTCTCATTAACCTGATCGGACTGTGCATGTTCAGGGACAGTGCCGGGCTTGCCCATGGGCACGGGCACTCCCATGGTGGGGGTAGCTCTGGGGGAGGACACGGGCATTCTCACGGAGCCAAGAAGCCCCACAAGAACCGAGACAGATCAACAGGAGACGGTGTGGCAATTGACCGGGAAGAGACCAACATTCTGGTAGACAACTGCGGGAACTCCCACGGAGTAATCGCGGAGGGAGCGCAGGGCAAACACG CCGACTTAGAAAGCACAGTAGAACATCGCTTGAATGGCAAAGTTGTAGAAAACAATTCTCCAGAAGAAAATGAAGATGGTTCTCAACTGAACATGCGTGGGGTATTCCTACACGTTCTTGGTGACGCCCTGGGCTCTGTCATAGTGGTGGTGAATGCTTTAGTGTTTTACTTTGTTTTTGAGCCTTGTATAACAAGTGAAAACTGCATCAACCCTTGCATTAATAACCACTGCACTGATCACAAAGACGTCAACCATACCCACTTGGATGTTCTGAACAACAGTTTGGAGCATGAGGAGCTCAAACTTGCTGGTCCTTGTTGGGTACTTTATCTAGATCCTGCTCTTTGTGTTTTCATGGTGTGTATACTCTTGTATACAACATATCCCCTATTGAAAGAATCTGCCCTTATTCTTTTGCAAACCGTTCCAAAGCAAATTGATATtagttctttaaaaacaaaattgcgaAGCTTGGAAGGTGTTGAAGCTGTTCATGAACTCCATGTTTGGCAGTTGGCTGAAAGTCGCATTATTGCCACCGCTCACATCAAATGCCACGATCCTACTTCTTACATGGATGTGGCAAAGCGTATTAAAGACTTCTTCCATGATGAAGGGATCCATGCAACAACCATACAACCAGAATTTTCAAGTGTTGAATCTGGATCGAGAGTTTCCTTGTGTGAGTTGTCCTGCAGAACTCAGTGTGCGCCCAAGCAATGCTGCGGTAGCTCTGAAAAGAACTCTTCGGGGAAGAAGACAGTTGGTGGTACTCCATCATTTCCCAGCTTAGCAGTCATTAGTGAATCTCCAGAACACACATCAAAGAGAACTACTTGTGCTGAAAAGGCTTCTACTGATTTTCCAATAGAAGTGGACTCCACTGTTTGA